ATCTTCGGACGGTTGTTCATCTTCAGGACGTGTACCTTGCTGATCATCCTGATTATTATCATCCGTTTCTTCGTCAGTTCCTGCTGAACCCTCTCCAGTTCCTATACGAAGGGATGTTGAAGCACCGTCACTCTCATCTCCTGAACTATTGACCGCTACAACGGTGAAAGTATAGTTACCGTTAGGAGAGGAAGCTTCAAACGTAGCTGAAGTGCCGTTTGTTGTTGTAGATGAACCTGCTTGACCATCTACCGTTGAAGAGACTCTAAAGGAAACACCGTCTGTATCTCCACTATAATTCCAATTCAACACAATTTGATTGGAAGCTTTGTTGTATGAAGCGCTAAGACCTGATGGTTTCTTAACGTCAGTGTCTTCTTTCTTCTCTTCTTTTTCTTCTTTTTCTTTTTCTTCTGCTTTTTTCTCATATGTTTTTGATACTTTAGAAGGCTCTGTACCTTTTACGAAAAGCTCTGTAACCTTTGCACTGTCAGGCGTATATTTGCTCGCTAGGCGACCTGGGTTTGCTGAGCCTTTTTCAACTGTCACTTCAGATACTGAGCTTGGTTTCTTAAAGTCTTCATCTTTTACATCTTCAGAAACGTGAGTCATTACTTTACTGAAGATTTGCTTCGCCATGCCAAGCTCTTGGCTTGTATCCATGTAGTACTTTCCTTTTTCAATGTTCTCATATCCTGTCCACACGGCAATCGTATAGTTCGGACTATAGCCGACAAACCATGCGTCAGGGGAAGCACTTGATGGAATATTGTACTTTTCACGGTCTTCTTTACTAAAGTTTGTTGTTCCTGTTTTTCCTGCCACAGTTGCATTTGGAACAGAAACAGCTTTACCCGTCCCTTTTTTCACAACGTCTTTTAACATATCTGTCACCATATATGCCGTATAATCATGCATAACAGAGTCAGATTCAGGCGATAAATTCATAACGTTTCCGTCAGGGAATTCAACTTTTGTTACCGTATGTGGTGTATTGTACACACCGTTATTACCAAATGCACTATATGCTCCGGCCATTTGTGTTGGAGTTACTCCGCCGCTAAATCCACCGATTGAGTAGGCTTCAGTAATAGGATCTGGCAGATTTAAACCAAGATCTGTTCCAAACTCCCGGGCTTTTTCTGCTCCAACAGCTTGGAATGTTTTGAGCGCTGGAATGTTATATGATTGTTCAAGCGCTTTTCGAATTGATACGGTACCATGATAGTTGCCGCCATAGTTTCCGATATGCGTGCCATCTGAATACTCATACGGTTCGTCTTTTAGCTGATGGTATGTGGACCATTTTAAATTTTCAACAGCAGGTCCATAATCTAAAATTGGTTTAATGGTTGATCCTGGTTGGCGATTGACTCCTGTTGCAAAACTTAAGCCACGCGCAACCCGATTACGTCCCGCACCAACGGCACGTATCGCTCCCGTTTTAGTATCTACAACAGTAAATCCTGCTTGAAACTTGTCATCAGGCCAGTTGACCATGTTGTCTGTTGATAAAAGTTCATCAACGTAATCTTGCGCATCTGTGTCAAGCGTTGTATGAATTTTGAGACCAGCCGAATAGACGTCTACATCTGTTTTTTGTTTTACTTCTTTTACGACTTCATCAATAAATGTCGTATATTCTCCATCAGTCTCTTCCTGTTCGTCAATTGGAATTAAACTTTTTGTAACAGGCACTTGCTTAGCTTTTTCTACTTCTTCTTTTGAAGCAAAGCCGTGTTTCGCCATTAAGTTTAATACTGTGTTTCGACGCTTTTCAGCACGATCAGGATGTGTATAAGGATCATACGCTCCTGGAGCTTGTGGAAGACCAGCAAGAAGGGCAGCTTCCTCAAGCGTAAGCTCGTCTAAGTCTTTTCCAAAGAAGAACTCAGCAGCTTTCTTGACTCCGAACACTTGAGAGCGTGCATAGTCAATTTTATTTAAGTACATAGCTAAGATTTCTTCTTTTGAATATTTACGTTCAAGTTGAAGAGCTAGCCACATTTCCTGTACTTTTCGAGTGACCGTTTTTTCAGGAGTAAGAACAGACATTTTAATAACCTGTTGGGTAATTGTACTTGCTCCTTCAGCTCCAAATCCACTCGTTACGTTCGCAACAGCCGCTCCACCGATTCGGTAAAAGTCAATTCCGCTATGTTTATAAAAGCGTACATCTTCTGTTGCAATAAAAGCATTCTTAACCTTATCTGGAATCTCGTCATATGTAACAAGCTCTCGCTTTTCACCGCCGAGTTCCGTTATTTCTTTGCCGTTCTTGTCTAGAATAACTGAGGAAACAGGATCAGTTAATTTTGCATCGTCAAGCTCTGGAGCGGTGCTTGCGATATAAGCAAACGTTCCTACCCCAATTACGAAACAAATAACGCCAAGTAGAAGAATAATAGCTAGTACGCGTTTAAAAAGGCTCTTTTTTCCTTTATCGCCTTTTTGTTTTCCTCTTCCTCGCTTTGAATTTTCCTTTTGTTTTCTTCGCTGTTCGCGAGAACTATATTGATCAGACATTTTCATTCCTACCTTTCAACGAATTGAAAAGAGAATCAACCACTATAATCATACCTATTGATAAAAGAAAGTCAACAATTAACTTAACATAAAAGGGGAATATTAAGAAGCTAAATTTAAAAATAAAGCTCGTCAACAACCTTTAAATAGGGGATTCTAGGCTGAAATCCAAGTTCAATTAGGTGTCCATCTTGTTCAATACTTTTTTTCGGAATGGACTTTCTCCCGCCTTTTTTCATGTCGTCCCACCATTTTAGAAGATGATATGCCTCATACAAGTATACTTCTTCCAAAGAAGAGAACATTAAAATAACGAAACAAATGCCATTTTGTTTCACAACGTTGCTCATATGTTCAATTTGGTGATTATGAAAGTTTTGAAGTGGGAAAGACGTTTTGTTTTTTGTTTCTTTGGCTTCAAAATCTAAATATTTTCCTTTATAAACGCCGTTATAGTCCGTTGTTGAAGCTTGTTTAAAGTAAGCTTCTTTAATAACTGCAGCACTTCTTTTCGGATAGTTTACGTTTACAATTTGGATGGGCGTTGGCTTTTTGTGAACAACAGCAATGCTACGGTCTAAATAATAGCTGTTTGTTTCATTTAAATCATCTTCAAGCGTCATCCCACGATTGCTGTAAATATGATTTCCTTTTTGCTTAGTATGGTTTATCTCTGCTTTCTGATACGTGCGACCGTTTGGATATCGAATCATGAATGATTTCCCCCCTTTAAATTTAACACCCCACAAAAAAATATATTATATATCATAACAAAAATCATAAGTCCATAGTTACAAAAATATGAAAAAGGTCGTTTGTTAGAAAGGAGAGAATAGAGATGAACGAGCAGGAGATTGTTGATTATATTATAAAAGAAACGGAAAAAGCAAACGTAGACAACATCTCAAGAACAGAGGCATACTATGCATATTTTAAACGACATAAAGAAATAGAATGGGCTTTCCTTGCAAGTATGGTGTCTCGCAATGCAGGGTGGAATATGTGTGATTTAGAAGGAGCGTATTTTTCTTTTGCTTTGAAGAAAAACCTAAGAAAACGTCTTTTTTTAACATATGAGCGTGCCAATTGGCTCATTTTCAAAGATGCATATCCACAGCTTTTACTTTATGAACTATCAAAAAAAAAGAAAACGTCGCTTTTTTCATTGCTTTCTAAGTTCGATGTTCATTCTTTTATGGAAGAAGAGTGGACTCGTTTTTGGGATGAAGGTAAGAAAAAAAGGCTCGTCCATGCGCTCATTGTGAATGAACAGCATATTATCCAACAACCGGTTATTTCTCATCCTGTTTATCAAAAAAGAGTGTTTTCCCGTCCTTTTTTCAAACTTCAAGAAATGTTGCATTTTAGCTCTGTTCTATTCCCAACAATGCAAGGAGAGCTTTATGGTCTTTCTGTATATAACTTTTTAAAAGTTGAAGAGCGCATTGAACTAGGGATAAAGCTTTCGGAACTTCTTTTTCATAGAGAGCTTTTTTCTTTATTTGATCATTTTGCTTCTTCAACCCCTCATACAGGGTCTCGTTATGATTATGAACAATACTTTAGAAAAACAGGAAAAATAGCTACCCCATATCTTCGTTCTACATTTAGACCTGTTGCTCATCATGAGACGCGGAGAGATAAATGGGTTGAAAGCAGAGAAAAGCTTGAAGGATGGCTGTCAGATACGCCTCTTGCTGAAATCGTAAACATTACAAGATGGTATAAAAAGAAACAAAGGACGCTTCACTTCTATATGTTAGTAGAAGGAAGAATTAAAGAGCTCATAAAAGGAAAATAAAAAAGACATCAACATAATGTTGATGTCTTTTTTTTATGATATTAAGTTGAAGGACGATTTGGTCCATTTTGTTTTTTGCTCATCTCTGTTGAGTTTCCTGCATCCATTTGTTGATCTGCAAGATTTTGAGCAGCGTTATGTTGTTTTTGAAGTGTTTGTTCAGTGCTGTCATTTGTGTTGTTTTCGAAACGTTCTTTCATTGATATCCACCTCCAATCGTTAGTATGGTCGATTATCCGAAAATCATACATTTTAGAAGATGTCGAATAACTGTTAAAAAGAAGATTTATTTAGCGAATCACAACTAGTTTTGTCAGCGAGAAAGGGAGAGAAGAAAAAAGAAAGAATAAATAGAAGAACATAGCGTAGAGGAGGAAGACAAATGAATAAAAAATGGGTTCGTAAAAGCGAGCTTTTAGGTCTTTTGGATCAGGCGATTGTAGGTTTAGATGAAACTGAAAAAGAGCTAGGAAGACGAGTAAGCGAAAAAGCGAAAGAACAGCCCACTGCGTCAGAAGAAATGCTGTCTTCAATCAAAGCCTCTCTTTTAGAAATCGAAAAAGCCGTTGATGAATTAAAATATGTAAAAAAGTCTGAATATCACATTGCTATTGCAGAACCAATTTAAAGTTACAACTTTTTATTTCCATGTTACAATAACCTCCTAGAGGTGATTTGATGTCCAACGTTTATAAGCTTACTGAAAAGCTTCTATCTTATAATGAAGAAGCTTCTAATAGATTAAAGGTGGTAAAAGCGAAAGAACAATCAGCAGATTTTTATGAGGAAGTAAAGCCATATGCTGAAACGTTTTTTTCATTGCTTGACGAATGGGAAAAAGCCGTAAGGAAATGGATTCTAGAGACGAAACCAAAATATGTTCATTTTACTCAAGTTGATGCAGCAACTGAGAATTTACACAACGTTATTTTGCAATCGTTCCATAAAGATACAAGAGCTAAACAATTTAGTAAAATGTATATATCAAATAAGTATTTTCTAGAATCTATTTTAGCAGAAAAAGAAAAAGGAGCTTGATAAAAGCTCCTTTTTGTAGGGAATATAAAAAAAGAGAGCGCTTACTTTATTAAGCGCTCTCTTAATATTAAGGAAAAGTTAAACTAGTTGCTCCATCTTGTTCAAGTGCATACATCACTTTCTTGTACTCGCTAAGACTCAATTCCCCTTTTAAATATTTGCGTCTAGCAAAATCTAGTAGCTGATCGTGATTTTCTGGCTCACATTGTTTTACATCAACAAAACGGTTACGAAGTGTTTCAACTGTCATTTTAAACTCCCCCTTACCCCTTTTTTATAGTGTACCACAAGAATAGGAAAGTTCCTTTTGTTCGAAAAATTTAGAATTCCGACAAAAAGTGACAAAAAATGATAAATTACGTATTCACGTCTGCCTAGGCTGTTTACATAGTATAAGAATGAAAAGAGAGGGGGAAGAACGGATGAGAAGAGTTCATCAATACAGATATGCACCTATTCAAAATTACGGAAATCCCTATTTGTATCAAAGTCATCCATATGTAAACAACACTCAATTTGTAGATGTTCCTTATACTCCTAACATGTACAATCAACATATAACAACGGGTGGATACATGCCACAGCAAAATATGTATGAACAAGGTCAGCCTCACTACTATCCTAAGCAGTGGATGCAAACAAAAAGCCAGCCACCGCAAATTTTAGCACAATTTAAGAACAGCGATGGTACGTATAATATGGATAAAATGATGAATACAGCAGGTCAAATGATGAACGCTGTTAACCAGCTATCAACGGTTTTTAAAGGTGTTACGTCGATTTTTAAAGTATAGGAAAAAGCCGGGAACTCCCGGCTTCTTAATGTCATGAAACTGTCACAGGAACAAGGTGATAAAAGATTTGTAACTTTGGTATACTAAAAACGTAAGCACATAAAAAATGAATTTGGACATACATAAATAAAAACAATACGAAGGAGACGATAATATGATGAACTCTCCACTCGGTGGAATGAGGTTTGTAGGACTTATTGAAGGGCTTTCTCTCTTAGCTCTTTTAGGAATTGCAATGCCGCTTAAGTATATGGCAAACATCCCTGAAGTTGTAACAGTTGTTGGTTCTATTCATGGGGGATTGTTTGTTTTATATATTTTAATGGTTGGTTATGTCACGATGAAAGTACGTTGGTCATATAAATGGATTGTAAGTGCTTTGTTAGCATCTGTTATTCCATTTGGTAATTTTATTTTAGATACAAAGCTACGCAAATTCTCAGCTTAAAAAAGTCATCTCAAAAGAGCTTTTACCAAAGGTAAGAGCTCTTTTTTTTAAAAGCATATTATTATGGAAAGTGTGAAATTTGTAGTATGTTTGAAAAAAGAGTGAAGGGGGAAAAAATGTGAGGGAAGCTTCAGAACTCGTAGAGGAAGTTAAGTTCCAAAAAAAAGGCTCTTCATACTCTCTTATTCACCTACCAAGAGAATTAAAAGTAATAGGAACAGGGAGAAGTGCGTGGGCTTTTAAAGTGAAAAATGAAAATAAAGTGATTAAACTATTTTTTCCTTCTTTTGATCACTTAGCGCAAAAAGAGGGAGAAGTGTATGAAAAATTATCACATTCTCTCACTTTTCCTGAAATATATGAAGTTGGGCCAAACTATATTGTAATGGAATATATTAAAGGCAAAACGTTTTATCAGTGTTTAACAACAGGTGTGAGAATTCCTACAAAAGCAATTGAAGAGGTAGAAAAAGGACTTGCCTTTGCACGCTCGAAAGGATTAAACCCTTCAGATATTCATTTACACAATCTTATTCTAACGAAGGATAAAGAAGTTCGTATCATTGATGTTGTACGCTATACTCAGAAGAAAACATGCTATCAGTGGCGCGATTTAGCAAGAGCATATCGCTATTTTTATCAAAAATCTTATTTCCCAAAAAAGTTTCCAAAATGGTTTTTAGAAGCAATTGCTTATTTATATAAATACTGCAAACGTCTTAGTCAGTATCGAAATAATAAGGAGCTGAAATAATTATGGGAAGATTGAGTAAAATTATCAGATTACTGAAGAATCCTAAAGTCCAAAGAGCTATTAAAAAAGGTGTTCCAATTGTAAAAAAAGAGCTTCAAAAGCGTAAAAAGAGATAGAAAGGAACAAACTCACAAGATTAGATGTTCCTACGTTTGTCTATAATGATAAAAATAGGATAGAGGAGGAATAAGGCAATGGACTTTCCTTTATATGAGGCAACAAAAAGCGTAGCAGAATACAATGAACTAGTGAGTGAAAGCTTAAGAAGATGGGACTGTACTGTATACTCCATCACTGCTTTTTTATATGAGTAAAAGAAACAGCAGAGACATTCGTTTCTGCTGTTTTTTTAATATATCCTTAAAATAACATATAGTAGAAAACCCTTTTGAATAGTGTGTATATTTAACCTTTTTAGAAAACTTCGTTGACAAACACTCATATTTTTACTAAAGTAAGATTAATTACTTAACAAAATCAATGAATTATAAATTTACTCTTATCAAGAGTGGCGGAGGGACTGGCCCGATGAAGCCCGGCAACCATCAAGTAATATACTTGAACGGTGCCAATTCCTGTAGAACAAATTGTTCTTACAGATGAGAGATTTCGGATTAGCCGCTCTTTCATTTGTAAAGAGTGGCTTTTTTATATTGAGGAAGAAAGGGAGAATATTATGCGTATTGAAACAGAGTTAGTAAGGTCAGGAATGAAAAGAGATGCTGCAACAGGTTCACTTACAACGCCAATTTATCAGGCATCTACATTTGAACACCCTCGTTTAGGAGAAAGTACAGGTTACGATTATTCTAGAACAGCCAATCCTACTAGAACATCGCTTGAAGAAGCAATTGCGGTTCTTGAAAAAGGAGAAATAGGAGTTGCTTTTTCATCAGGTATGGCTGCTATCTCAGCCATTTTCCTTCTCCTTGAAAAAGGCGATCATCTTATTATCTCGAAAGACTTATATGGTGGAACATATCGTATTCTTGAAGATATTGTGAAGAAAAGTGACGTAGAGGTTACATATGTTAACACTGAAAATACAGAAGAGATAAAAAGAAATGTAAAAGAAAATACAAGAGCTCTATTTATTGAAACACCAACAAATCCACTTATGCACGTTACAGATTTGCATGAAGCAATTGCTATCGCAAAAGAACATGATCTTCTAACAATTGTTGATAACACATTTATGTCTCCATATCTACAGCAGCCACTTGTACTTGGTGCAGATCTTGTTGTGCATAGTGCAAGTAAGTATATCGGCGGGCACAATGATGTTATTGGTGGACTTGTTGTTAGTCGATGTTGTGAGCTTGGTGAAAAAATTCGCTTTTTTCAAAATGCTATTGGTGCTATTCTTGGACCGCAGGAATGTTTTCTCCTTCTTCGTGGCTTAAAAACATTGGCACTAAGAATGGATCGTCACGAGGAAAATGCTTTGAAAATTGCTCAGTGGCTTGAAGAACAAGATTTAATTGATAAAGTATTTTATCCAGGGTTAGAGAGTCATCCAGGCTATAACGTAATGAAGAAGCAAGCAAAAGGCTTTGGAGGAATGCTTTCCTTCTCTGTAAAAGAAGAAGCACTAGTGCCGTTCTTATTAGAACATCTTCAAGTAGTTACGTTTGCTGAGAGCCTAGGAGGC
The sequence above is a segment of the Priestia filamentosa genome. Coding sequences within it:
- a CDS encoding transglycosylase domain-containing protein; translated protein: MSDQYSSREQRRKQKENSKRGRGKQKGDKGKKSLFKRVLAIILLLGVICFVIGVGTFAYIASTAPELDDAKLTDPVSSVILDKNGKEITELGGEKRELVTYDEIPDKVKNAFIATEDVRFYKHSGIDFYRIGGAAVANVTSGFGAEGASTITQQVIKMSVLTPEKTVTRKVQEMWLALQLERKYSKEEILAMYLNKIDYARSQVFGVKKAAEFFFGKDLDELTLEEAALLAGLPQAPGAYDPYTHPDRAEKRRNTVLNLMAKHGFASKEEVEKAKQVPVTKSLIPIDEQEETDGEYTTFIDEVVKEVKQKTDVDVYSAGLKIHTTLDTDAQDYVDELLSTDNMVNWPDDKFQAGFTVVDTKTGAIRAVGAGRNRVARGLSFATGVNRQPGSTIKPILDYGPAVENLKWSTYHQLKDEPYEYSDGTHIGNYGGNYHGTVSIRKALEQSYNIPALKTFQAVGAEKAREFGTDLGLNLPDPITEAYSIGGFSGGVTPTQMAGAYSAFGNNGVYNTPHTVTKVEFPDGNVMNLSPESDSVMHDYTAYMVTDMLKDVVKKGTGKAVSVPNATVAGKTGTTNFSKEDREKYNIPSSASPDAWFVGYSPNYTIAVWTGYENIEKGKYYMDTSQELGMAKQIFSKVMTHVSEDVKDEDFKKPSSVSEVTVEKGSANPGRLASKYTPDSAKVTELFVKGTEPSKVSKTYEKKAEEKEKEEKEEKKEDTDVKKPSGLSASYNKASNQIVLNWNYSGDTDGVSFRVSSTVDGQAGSSTTTNGTSATFEASSPNGNYTFTVVAVNSSGDESDGASTSLRIGTGEGSAGTDEETDDNNQDDQQGTRPEDEQPSEDDSGSDDDNNNNNDDTNDEQNNEQPTPTQPTTPPSGNNGNGEETDDGTGGNGGNTETPTQPETETETPTTPTQPETETPTTPTQPETAQ
- a CDS encoding DUF2515 family protein: MNEQEIVDYIIKETEKANVDNISRTEAYYAYFKRHKEIEWAFLASMVSRNAGWNMCDLEGAYFSFALKKNLRKRLFLTYERANWLIFKDAYPQLLLYELSKKKKTSLFSLLSKFDVHSFMEEEWTRFWDEGKKKRLVHALIVNEQHIIQQPVISHPVYQKRVFSRPFFKLQEMLHFSSVLFPTMQGELYGLSVYNFLKVEERIELGIKLSELLFHRELFSLFDHFASSTPHTGSRYDYEQYFRKTGKIATPYLRSTFRPVAHHETRRDKWVESREKLEGWLSDTPLAEIVNITRWYKKKQRTLHFYMLVEGRIKELIKGK
- the yppF gene encoding YppF family protein; its protein translation is MTVETLRNRFVDVKQCEPENHDQLLDFARRKYLKGELSLSEYKKVMYALEQDGATSLTFP
- a CDS encoding DUF1798 family protein, which codes for MSNVYKLTEKLLSYNEEASNRLKVVKAKEQSADFYEEVKPYAETFFSLLDEWEKAVRKWILETKPKYVHFTQVDAATENLHNVILQSFHKDTRAKQFSKMYISNKYFLESILAEKEKGA
- a CDS encoding trans-sulfuration enzyme family protein, whose protein sequence is MRIETELVRSGMKRDAATGSLTTPIYQASTFEHPRLGESTGYDYSRTANPTRTSLEEAIAVLEKGEIGVAFSSGMAAISAIFLLLEKGDHLIISKDLYGGTYRILEDIVKKSDVEVTYVNTENTEEIKRNVKENTRALFIETPTNPLMHVTDLHEAIAIAKEHDLLTIVDNTFMSPYLQQPLVLGADLVVHSASKYIGGHNDVIGGLVVSRCCELGEKIRFFQNAIGAILGPQECFLLLRGLKTLALRMDRHEENALKIAQWLEEQDLIDKVFYPGLESHPGYNVMKKQAKGFGGMLSFSVKEEALVPFLLEHLQVVTFAESLGGVETLITFPARQTHADIPEDVRNEIGVTNCLLRLSVGIEHGEDLIQDFKERFDEYKRSEVQHKAYTR
- a CDS encoding RIO1 family regulatory kinase/ATPase; translated protein: MREASELVEEVKFQKKGSSYSLIHLPRELKVIGTGRSAWAFKVKNENKVIKLFFPSFDHLAQKEGEVYEKLSHSLTFPEIYEVGPNYIVMEYIKGKTFYQCLTTGVRIPTKAIEEVEKGLAFARSKGLNPSDIHLHNLILTKDKEVRIIDVVRYTQKKTCYQWRDLARAYRYFYQKSYFPKKFPKWFLEAIAYLYKYCKRLSQYRNNKELK
- the recU gene encoding Holliday junction resolvase RecU, whose product is MIRYPNGRTYQKAEINHTKQKGNHIYSNRGMTLEDDLNETNSYYLDRSIAVVHKKPTPIQIVNVNYPKRSAAVIKEAYFKQASTTDYNGVYKGKYLDFEAKETKNKTSFPLQNFHNHQIEHMSNVVKQNGICFVILMFSSLEEVYLYEAYHLLKWWDDMKKGGRKSIPKKSIEQDGHLIELGFQPRIPYLKVVDELYF
- a CDS encoding YppG family protein, translated to MRRVHQYRYAPIQNYGNPYLYQSHPYVNNTQFVDVPYTPNMYNQHITTGGYMPQQNMYEQGQPHYYPKQWMQTKSQPPQILAQFKNSDGTYNMDKMMNTAGQMMNAVNQLSTVFKGVTSIFKV
- a CDS encoding DUF3817 domain-containing protein, with the translated sequence MMNSPLGGMRFVGLIEGLSLLALLGIAMPLKYMANIPEVVTVVGSIHGGLFVLYILMVGYVTMKVRWSYKWIVSALLASVIPFGNFILDTKLRKFSA